A single genomic interval of Polyangium spumosum harbors:
- a CDS encoding radical SAM protein, with product MSDGPPLRRLDQIVGELLAPLLHARPAPGGFRLAGWDVEQGVCVVLARGDEWVLVEFENRDDTRDCYARTSRFNVCARHQFEPEKPLSALAHRAVGQLVELVRRREGALPVLTRPAPERGSEVREVRVERALVQQGPGHYYLNPYVGCMIGCEFCYVADRADLSREIEGRARLPWGRYVDVKTNLPEVLAREVTTLPPGLVRMSPIVTDPYQPLEKKYRVTRRCLEALVDTGFTPGVLTRAARIQEDAPLLGRFHRALVGLSIPTDDDAVRQHFEPGGDPIEERFAALAACHRAGCVTVAVVQPVLPMDPERLAARLAPLVRAVRIDRMYDGHRVRHLYEAAGRLDAATEAFYQQTAGELRAALEARGVRIDPLDDVRALMD from the coding sequence GTGAGCGACGGTCCCCCCCTTCGCAGGCTCGACCAGATCGTGGGCGAGCTGCTCGCGCCGCTGTTACATGCCCGCCCGGCGCCTGGGGGTTTTCGCCTGGCCGGCTGGGACGTCGAGCAGGGCGTCTGCGTCGTGCTCGCCCGCGGCGACGAGTGGGTGCTCGTGGAGTTCGAGAACCGCGACGACACGCGCGACTGCTACGCGCGGACGTCGCGCTTCAACGTGTGCGCACGGCACCAGTTCGAGCCCGAGAAGCCGCTGAGCGCGCTGGCACACCGCGCGGTCGGGCAGCTCGTCGAGCTGGTGCGCCGGCGCGAAGGCGCGTTGCCGGTCCTAACGCGCCCTGCGCCGGAGCGCGGGAGCGAGGTGCGCGAGGTGCGCGTCGAGCGCGCGCTGGTGCAGCAGGGGCCGGGCCATTACTACCTCAACCCGTACGTCGGCTGCATGATCGGCTGCGAATTCTGTTACGTCGCCGATCGCGCCGACCTGTCCCGCGAGATCGAGGGCCGCGCGCGGCTGCCGTGGGGTCGTTATGTCGACGTCAAGACGAACCTGCCCGAGGTGCTCGCGCGCGAGGTCACGACGTTGCCCCCGGGGCTGGTTCGCATGAGCCCGATCGTGACGGACCCCTACCAGCCGCTGGAGAAGAAGTACCGCGTCACGAGGCGCTGTCTCGAGGCGCTTGTCGATACAGGCTTCACGCCCGGAGTGCTCACCCGCGCTGCGCGCATCCAGGAAGACGCCCCGCTGCTCGGGCGCTTTCACCGGGCGCTCGTGGGCCTCTCGATCCCCACCGACGACGACGCGGTCCGTCAGCATTTCGAGCCGGGCGGGGACCCCATCGAGGAGCGGTTCGCGGCGCTCGCGGCGTGCCATCGCGCGGGGTGCGTCACGGTCGCCGTGGTACAGCCGGTGCTGCCGATGGACCCCGAGCGGCTGGCCGCACGCCTCGCGCCGCTGGTGCGCGCCGTGCGAATCGACCGGATGTACGACGGCCATCGCGTGCGTCACCTCTACGAAGCGGCCGGCCGGCTCGACGCGGCCACCGAGGCGTTTTACCAGCAGACCGCGGGGGAGCTCCGGGCCGCGCTCGAGGCGCGCGGCGTTCGCATCGACCCGCTCGACGACGTGCGCGCGTTGATGGATTGA